A single window of Nasonia vitripennis strain AsymCx chromosome 4, Nvit_psr_1.1, whole genome shotgun sequence DNA harbors:
- the LOC100114847 gene encoding fibroblast growth factor receptor homolog 1 isoform X2 — protein sequence MPTRCALLLGLLFFALFALHDALARHVQIRLVEELGENVTASSGDRVSLLCNPDRATSGSGVSWYKDDKPLQSSTSRVRAQRQRIRLKPAKPEDSGFYGCLVDQVGWRNVTLMVEPELNDGFHDENSDYELGRVQGALRPDDETNELELADSRVMPETRALHLEPPEAEMPSNATPMPPRFKEELTPSELIPAGNTLKLKCPATGYPQPNITWFKDGEQQSNNKRLLTNKWTLRLEGLNIIQDGGNYTCLLCNPLGCINHTFAINVVEERRPPRILAFPQNQTVLVNRTASFTCHVVPKYAANITWLRLDRYPENYKAKPIGRELHQTEGEWNPEVLEIRNVTEKDEGWYTCIVQNAMGYAFSQAYLRVVESLEEQGKPLTARPHPVLVNVLVAVLFIFFAVGIVVVIYSYHRLKREKMKKLLAIETARAAVVTQWTKKVIVEKQNLVNAQNVQESLLMPVVKIEKQKSAVTVEENSGSGSISEYELPLDSAWELPREQLVLGNTLGEGAFGKVVKATTNSGKLGVSTIVAVKMLKEGHTDSEMMDLVSEMEMMKIIGKHMNIINLLGACTQGGPLYVVVEFAPHGNLRDFLREHRSSSGYESALGQHSDKDKKTLTQKDLVSFAYQVARGMEYLASRRCIHRDLAARNVLVSDEYVLKIADFGLARDIHCHDYYRKTTDGRLPVKWMAPEALFKRIYTSQSDVWSFGILLWEIMTLGGTPYPSVPSVEKLFQLLKTGFRMEKPPCCCVEIYLLMRECWSYQPEDRPMFSDLVEFLDRILTITANEEYLDLGLPPLDTPPSSQESSDAENNDAEDQFPFQRNLL from the exons ATGCCAACGAGGTGCGCTCTGCTCCTGGGATTACTCTTCTTCGCACTATTCGCTCTCCACGATGCGCTGGCGCGACACGTGCAGATCCGACTCG TGGAGGAGCTCGGCGAGAACGTAACGGCGTCGAGCGGCGACCGAGTGAGCCTGCTATGCAACCCCGACCGGGCGACGAGCGGCTCGGGCGTCTCCTGGTACAAGGACGACAAGCCGCTCCAGTCGTCGACGTCCCGAGTCCGAGCGCAGCGTCAGCGCATCCGCCTGAAGCCGGCCAAGCCCGAGGACAGCGGCTTCTACGGCTGCCTCGTCGACCAGGTCGGCTGGCGCAACGTGACGCTTATGGTCGAGCCCGAGCTGAACGATGGATTCCACGACGAAAATAGCGACTACGAGCTAGGCAGAGTCCAAGGCGCCCTCAGGCCCGACGACGAGACCAACGAACTCGAGCTCGCCGATTCCAGAG TTATGCCGGAAACGCGAGCGCTGCACCTCGAGCCGCCGGAAGCGGAGATGCCGAGCAACGCGACGCCGATGCCGCCGAGATTCAAGGAGGAGCTGACGCCCTCGGAGCTCATACCGGCGGGCAACACGCTCAAGCTCAAGTGCCCGGCGACGGGCTACCCCCAGCCCAACATCACCTGGTTCAAAGACGGCGAGCAGCAGAGCAACAACAAGCGGCTCCTCACCAACAAGTGGACCCTCAGGCTCGAGGGGCTCAACATCATACAGGACGGCGGCAACTACACCTGCCTCCTCTGCAACCCGCTCGGCTGCATCAATCACACCTTCGCCATCAACGTCGTGG AGGAGCGCAGGCCGCCGCGCATCCTGGCCTTCCCCCAGAACCAAACGGTTCTGGTTAACCGAACAGCCAGTTTCACGTGCCACGTCGTGCCCAAGTACGCGGCTAACATCACGTGGCTTAGGCTCGACCGATACCCCGAGAACTACAAGGCCAAACCTATCGGCAGAGAGCTTCATCAG ACGGAGGGCGAGTGGAACCCTGAGGTGCTGGAGATCCGCAACGTCACGGAGAAGGACGAGGGCTGGTACACCTGCATCGTGCAGAACGCGATGGGCTACGCGTTCAGTCAGGCGTACCTGCGCGTCGTCGAGT CCCTGGAGGAGCAGGGAAAGCCGCTGACGGCCCGACCGCACCCGGTCCTGGTGAACGTGCTCGTCGCGGTCCTCTTCATCTTCTTCGCGGTGGGCATCGTCGTGGTGATCTACAGCTACCACCGGCTCAAGCGCGAGAAGATGAAGAAGCTGCTGGCCATCGAGACGGCTCGCGCGGCGGTGGTCACCCAGTGGACGAAGAAGGTCATCGTGGAGAAGCAGAACCTGGTGAACGCCCAGAACGTCCAGGAGTCGCTGCTCATGCCGGTCGTCAAGATCGAGAAGCAAAAGTCCGCCGTGACCGTCGAGGAGAACAGCGGCTCCGGCAGCATATCCGAGTACGAGCTGCCGCTGGACAGCGCCTGGGAGCTGCCCAGGGAGCAGCTGGTCCTGGGGAACACGCTCGGCGAGGGCGCCTTCGGCAAAGTCGTCAAGGCCACCACCAACTCGGGCAAGCTCGGCGTCTCGACCATCGTCGCCGTCAAGATGctcaaag AGGGCCACACCGACTCCGAGATGATGGACCTCGTCTCCGAGATGGAGATGATGAAGATAATCGGCAAGCACATGAACATCATCAACCTCCTCGGGGCGTGCACCCAGGGCGGGCCGCTCTACGTGGTGGTGGAGTTCGCGCCCCACGGCAACCTGCGCGACTTTCTGCGCGAGCACCGCAGCTCCTCGGGCTACGAGTCGGCGCTGGGCCAGCACTCGGACAAGGACAAGAAGACGCTCACCCAGAAGGACCTCGTCTCCTTCGCGTACCAGGTCGCCCGGGGCATGGAGTACCTCGCCAGCCGGCGCTGCATCCATCGGGACCTCGCCGCGAGGAACGTGCTCGTCAGCGACGAGTACGTCCTCAAGATCGCGGACTTTGGCCTAGCCAGGGACATCCACTGTCACGACTACTACAGAAAAACCACCGATGGAAGACTGCCCGTCAAGTGGATGGCGCCCGAGGCCCTCTTCAAGCGCATCTACACCTCGCAGTCCGACGT CTGGTCCTTTGGAATACTCTTGTGGGAGATCATGACCCTGGGAGGTACTCCCTATCCGTCCGTGCCGTCCGTCGAGAAGCTCTTCCAGCTGCTCAAGACGGGCTTCCGAATGGAAAAGCCGCCGTGCTGCTGCGTCGAAAT ATACCTGTTGATGAGAGAGTGCTGGAGCTACCAACCCGAGGACAGACCGATGTTTTCAGATCTAGTCGAATTCCTCGACAGGATACTCACCATAACAGCCAACGAA GAATACCTGGACCTAGGACTGCCGCCCCTGGACACGCCACCGTCGAGTCAAGAATCGAGCGACGCGGAGAACAACGATGCCGAGGATCAATTTCCCTTCCAACGAAATCTGCTGTAA
- the LOC100114847 gene encoding fibroblast growth factor receptor homolog 1 isoform X1, translated as MPTRCALLLGLLFFALFALHDALARHVQIRLVEELGENVTASSGDRVSLLCNPDRATSGSGVSWYKDDKPLQSSTSRVRAQRQRIRLKPAKPEDSGFYGCLVDQVGWRNVTLMVEPELNDGFHDENSDYELGRVQGALRPDDETNELELADSRVMPETRALHLEPPEAEMPSNATPMPPRFKEELTPSELIPAGNTLKLKCPATGYPQPNITWFKDGEQQSNNKRLLTNKWTLRLEGLNIIQDGGNYTCLLCNPLGCINHTFAINVVESIQARPIMTQTPANVTVPIGSNVNFTCVALSQTHRHQEWYHGYHTFFDTLNKTNDSSRVEVKTEGEWNPEVLEIRNVTEKDEGWYTCIVQNAMGYAFSQAYLRVVESLEEQGKPLTARPHPVLVNVLVAVLFIFFAVGIVVVIYSYHRLKREKMKKLLAIETARAAVVTQWTKKVIVEKQNLVNAQNVQESLLMPVVKIEKQKSAVTVEENSGSGSISEYELPLDSAWELPREQLVLGNTLGEGAFGKVVKATTNSGKLGVSTIVAVKMLKEGHTDSEMMDLVSEMEMMKIIGKHMNIINLLGACTQGGPLYVVVEFAPHGNLRDFLREHRSSSGYESALGQHSDKDKKTLTQKDLVSFAYQVARGMEYLASRRCIHRDLAARNVLVSDEYVLKIADFGLARDIHCHDYYRKTTDGRLPVKWMAPEALFKRIYTSQSDVWSFGILLWEIMTLGGTPYPSVPSVEKLFQLLKTGFRMEKPPCCCVEIYLLMRECWSYQPEDRPMFSDLVEFLDRILTITANEEYLDLGLPPLDTPPSSQESSDAENNDAEDQFPFQRNLL; from the exons ATGCCAACGAGGTGCGCTCTGCTCCTGGGATTACTCTTCTTCGCACTATTCGCTCTCCACGATGCGCTGGCGCGACACGTGCAGATCCGACTCG TGGAGGAGCTCGGCGAGAACGTAACGGCGTCGAGCGGCGACCGAGTGAGCCTGCTATGCAACCCCGACCGGGCGACGAGCGGCTCGGGCGTCTCCTGGTACAAGGACGACAAGCCGCTCCAGTCGTCGACGTCCCGAGTCCGAGCGCAGCGTCAGCGCATCCGCCTGAAGCCGGCCAAGCCCGAGGACAGCGGCTTCTACGGCTGCCTCGTCGACCAGGTCGGCTGGCGCAACGTGACGCTTATGGTCGAGCCCGAGCTGAACGATGGATTCCACGACGAAAATAGCGACTACGAGCTAGGCAGAGTCCAAGGCGCCCTCAGGCCCGACGACGAGACCAACGAACTCGAGCTCGCCGATTCCAGAG TTATGCCGGAAACGCGAGCGCTGCACCTCGAGCCGCCGGAAGCGGAGATGCCGAGCAACGCGACGCCGATGCCGCCGAGATTCAAGGAGGAGCTGACGCCCTCGGAGCTCATACCGGCGGGCAACACGCTCAAGCTCAAGTGCCCGGCGACGGGCTACCCCCAGCCCAACATCACCTGGTTCAAAGACGGCGAGCAGCAGAGCAACAACAAGCGGCTCCTCACCAACAAGTGGACCCTCAGGCTCGAGGGGCTCAACATCATACAGGACGGCGGCAACTACACCTGCCTCCTCTGCAACCCGCTCGGCTGCATCAATCACACCTTCGCCATCAACGTCGTGG AAAGCATACAGGCGAGGCCGATCATGACGCAGACGCCGGCGAACGTGACGGTGCCGATCGGCAGCAACGTCAATTTCACCTGTGTCGCGCTCTCGCAGACGCACAGGCACCAAGAGTGGTATCACGGGTACCACACGTTTTTCGACACCCTCAACAAGACCAATGATAGCTCGAGGGTCGAGGTCAAG ACGGAGGGCGAGTGGAACCCTGAGGTGCTGGAGATCCGCAACGTCACGGAGAAGGACGAGGGCTGGTACACCTGCATCGTGCAGAACGCGATGGGCTACGCGTTCAGTCAGGCGTACCTGCGCGTCGTCGAGT CCCTGGAGGAGCAGGGAAAGCCGCTGACGGCCCGACCGCACCCGGTCCTGGTGAACGTGCTCGTCGCGGTCCTCTTCATCTTCTTCGCGGTGGGCATCGTCGTGGTGATCTACAGCTACCACCGGCTCAAGCGCGAGAAGATGAAGAAGCTGCTGGCCATCGAGACGGCTCGCGCGGCGGTGGTCACCCAGTGGACGAAGAAGGTCATCGTGGAGAAGCAGAACCTGGTGAACGCCCAGAACGTCCAGGAGTCGCTGCTCATGCCGGTCGTCAAGATCGAGAAGCAAAAGTCCGCCGTGACCGTCGAGGAGAACAGCGGCTCCGGCAGCATATCCGAGTACGAGCTGCCGCTGGACAGCGCCTGGGAGCTGCCCAGGGAGCAGCTGGTCCTGGGGAACACGCTCGGCGAGGGCGCCTTCGGCAAAGTCGTCAAGGCCACCACCAACTCGGGCAAGCTCGGCGTCTCGACCATCGTCGCCGTCAAGATGctcaaag AGGGCCACACCGACTCCGAGATGATGGACCTCGTCTCCGAGATGGAGATGATGAAGATAATCGGCAAGCACATGAACATCATCAACCTCCTCGGGGCGTGCACCCAGGGCGGGCCGCTCTACGTGGTGGTGGAGTTCGCGCCCCACGGCAACCTGCGCGACTTTCTGCGCGAGCACCGCAGCTCCTCGGGCTACGAGTCGGCGCTGGGCCAGCACTCGGACAAGGACAAGAAGACGCTCACCCAGAAGGACCTCGTCTCCTTCGCGTACCAGGTCGCCCGGGGCATGGAGTACCTCGCCAGCCGGCGCTGCATCCATCGGGACCTCGCCGCGAGGAACGTGCTCGTCAGCGACGAGTACGTCCTCAAGATCGCGGACTTTGGCCTAGCCAGGGACATCCACTGTCACGACTACTACAGAAAAACCACCGATGGAAGACTGCCCGTCAAGTGGATGGCGCCCGAGGCCCTCTTCAAGCGCATCTACACCTCGCAGTCCGACGT CTGGTCCTTTGGAATACTCTTGTGGGAGATCATGACCCTGGGAGGTACTCCCTATCCGTCCGTGCCGTCCGTCGAGAAGCTCTTCCAGCTGCTCAAGACGGGCTTCCGAATGGAAAAGCCGCCGTGCTGCTGCGTCGAAAT ATACCTGTTGATGAGAGAGTGCTGGAGCTACCAACCCGAGGACAGACCGATGTTTTCAGATCTAGTCGAATTCCTCGACAGGATACTCACCATAACAGCCAACGAA GAATACCTGGACCTAGGACTGCCGCCCCTGGACACGCCACCGTCGAGTCAAGAATCGAGCGACGCGGAGAACAACGATGCCGAGGATCAATTTCCCTTCCAACGAAATCTGCTGTAA